One genomic segment of Helicobacter enhydrae includes these proteins:
- a CDS encoding alpha-1,2-fucosyltransferase, translating into MFSVRLMGGLGNQMFIYAFAKAIKAQGYPVRLFYYDTDYNVPQTHNIRNLEIVDFGIAMCIETMCYEEPQIKKSFFERALGFIKRKLKIHSPHSSSLISDHCEIALTKDFLDTLNPNAMFNGYFQNVVFFDHLRESLLRDFTLKRPLTPANEALKHQILQTPNSCFLHIRRGDYLQIPIYVKLGSTYYNNAIKALKDKISKPHIFVFSNDIAWCKEFFLDSLDPLVIENVTFSFIENNDEGNAIEEMELMRSCQHAIIANSTFSWWAAYLIDSAQKLCIMPKHFFNDPQQEVAHKLIPPPLHSLSQTIVIG; encoded by the coding sequence ATGTTTTCAGTTAGATTGATGGGTGGGCTTGGAAATCAAATGTTTATTTATGCATTTGCCAAGGCAATAAAGGCTCAAGGTTATCCTGTGAGGCTGTTTTATTATGATACCGATTACAATGTGCCTCAAACGCACAATATTCGCAATTTGGAGATAGTGGATTTTGGGATTGCTATGTGTATAGAAACAATGTGTTATGAAGAACCCCAAATCAAAAAAAGTTTCTTTGAGAGGGCTCTTGGGTTTATAAAACGCAAGTTGAAAATACATTCGCCCCATTCGTCTAGTTTGATTTCTGATCATTGTGAGATTGCACTTACAAAAGATTTTCTAGATACTCTTAATCCTAATGCAATGTTTAATGGCTATTTCCAAAATGTTGTATTTTTCGATCATCTCAGAGAATCGTTGTTGCGGGATTTTACACTCAAAAGACCTCTCACACCTGCCAATGAGGCTTTGAAACATCAAATCTTGCAAACCCCCAATTCTTGCTTTCTGCATATTCGTCGTGGTGATTATTTGCAGATTCCTATATATGTTAAACTCGGCTCTACATACTACAACAATGCAATCAAGGCACTAAAAGATAAGATCTCAAAGCCCCATATCTTTGTTTTTAGCAATGACATTGCTTGGTGCAAGGAATTTTTCTTGGATTCTTTGGATCCGCTTGTGATTGAAAATGTGACATTTAGCTTTATAGAAAACAATGATGAAGGTAATGCGATTGAGGAAATGGAACTAATGCGTTCGTGCCAACACGCCATTATTGCTAATTCTACCTTTAGCTGGTGGGCTGCTTATTTGATTGACTCTGCACAAAAACTCTGCATTATGCCAAAACACTTTTTCAACGATCCGCAACAAGAAGTCGCCCACAAACTGATTCCCCCCCCCCTCCATTCTTTGAGTCAAACAATAGTAATTGGCTAA
- a CDS encoding YceI family protein, translating to MRKIFLTLGLASTLLLLSDELKIDTTHSSVAFSTKHLLVSNVKGDFKQFAGKIDFDWQSKMLKKLEGEIDIASIDTNNQKRDDHLRSADFFDVAKNPKAYFKMTKQSGNQIFGTLTLAGVSKDVVFQIEMSDTATHPKTKKKIIGFEITGEINRKDFGIGKNVLDSMIKDKIKIIINLEASQL from the coding sequence ATGCGTAAAATTTTTCTCACACTAGGACTTGCCTCTACGCTTTTGCTCCTCTCTGATGAGCTCAAGATTGACACAACGCATTCTAGCGTTGCTTTTAGCACCAAGCATTTATTGGTGAGTAATGTCAAGGGCGATTTCAAGCAGTTTGCCGGAAAGATTGATTTTGATTGGCAAAGCAAAATGCTCAAAAAGCTTGAAGGAGAGATCGATATCGCCTCTATTGATACCAATAATCAAAAGCGCGATGACCACCTTAGAAGTGCAGATTTTTTTGATGTTGCAAAAAATCCAAAAGCTTATTTCAAAATGACCAAACAATCCGGGAATCAGATTTTTGGCACCCTCACCCTTGCTGGAGTGAGCAAAGATGTTGTGTTTCAAATCGAGATGAGCGATACAGCGACACACCCCAAAACCAAGAAAAAAATCATAGGTTTTGAGATTACAGGGGAAATCAATCGCAAAGATTTTGGCATCGGCAAAAATGTGCTTGATAGTATGATCAAAGACAAAATCAAAATCATCATCAATCTTGAAGCCTCGCAACTTTGA